One window from the genome of Haloprofundus halobius encodes:
- a CDS encoding DUF373 family protein produces MTTLVLCVDRANDIGRKTGLRTPVSGWEAVQSLVVDVGLADPEDTSVNCLLEALRVARDLRDDREEAVVAVVSGESDSLVGADRSVAAQLDELVETYDPESVVVVVDSAEDERLVPVVESRLRVDAVDRIVVRQARDIESTYYLLKQFLADEELRQTVLVPMGIGLLLLPLLLLRFESPALAGAFLASLLGAVLLYKGLAIDERLASVPERTRDALYSGQVSVVTYVVAAGLTLVGVFLGGLEASELATGDAVVVPAIQFLYSSVPWLALAALTASTGRLVDELIQTDEVRSPYWNLPFGVVALGLVVRGFTGWYLEREGILPHAIVPGLTGELPPTYRLAAFIVAGLVVSIVGVAVASNVTDETLDVR; encoded by the coding sequence GTGACTACGCTGGTCCTCTGTGTCGACCGGGCGAACGACATCGGACGCAAGACCGGCTTGCGGACGCCCGTCTCCGGGTGGGAGGCGGTGCAGTCGCTCGTCGTCGACGTCGGTCTCGCCGATCCCGAGGACACGAGCGTGAACTGTCTCCTCGAAGCGCTCCGCGTCGCCCGCGACCTCCGCGACGACCGCGAGGAGGCGGTCGTCGCCGTCGTCTCCGGCGAGAGCGACTCGCTCGTCGGGGCCGACCGGTCGGTCGCCGCCCAACTCGACGAACTCGTCGAGACGTACGACCCCGAAAGCGTCGTCGTCGTCGTCGACAGCGCCGAGGACGAGCGGTTGGTCCCCGTCGTCGAGAGCCGTCTCCGCGTCGACGCCGTCGACCGCATCGTCGTTCGGCAGGCGCGCGACATCGAGTCGACGTACTACCTCCTCAAGCAGTTTCTCGCCGACGAGGAACTCCGACAGACCGTGCTCGTTCCGATGGGTATCGGCCTGCTGCTCCTGCCGCTTCTGCTGCTGCGGTTCGAGTCCCCGGCGCTGGCGGGGGCGTTTCTCGCGTCGCTGCTCGGTGCGGTGCTGCTGTACAAGGGTCTCGCCATCGACGAACGTCTCGCGAGCGTCCCCGAACGGACGCGCGACGCGCTCTACTCCGGACAGGTGTCGGTCGTCACCTACGTCGTCGCCGCGGGCCTCACGCTCGTCGGCGTCTTCCTCGGCGGGCTGGAGGCCTCGGAGCTGGCGACGGGCGACGCCGTCGTCGTCCCGGCGATTCAGTTCCTCTACAGCAGCGTCCCGTGGCTGGCGCTGGCGGCGCTCACGGCGAGCACCGGCCGTCTCGTCGACGAACTCATCCAGACCGACGAGGTGCGCTCGCCGTACTGGAATCTGCCCTTCGGCGTCGTTGCACTCGGCCTCGTGGTTCGGGGGTTCACCGGTTGGTACCTCGAACGCGAGGGTATCCTCCCGCACGCGATCGTTCCGGGGCTGACGGGCGAACTCCCACCGACGTACCGACTCGCGGCGTTCATCGTCGCGGGACTCGTCGTCAGCATCGTCGGCGTCGCCGTGGCGTCGAACGTGACCGACGAGACACTCGACGTGCGGTGA
- a CDS encoding methylglyoxal synthase, which translates to MRLALIAHDEKKPALIEFAKDRHDDLAAFDLIATGTTGQRLIDETNLDIERMQSGPLGGDMQIGARIAEESCDGVIFLRDPLTAQPHEPDISALLRICDVHETPLATNLASADAVLDELVREREDMEL; encoded by the coding sequence ATGCGTCTCGCGCTCATCGCCCACGACGAGAAGAAACCGGCGCTCATCGAGTTCGCGAAGGATCGACACGACGACTTAGCGGCGTTCGACCTGATAGCGACGGGAACGACCGGCCAGCGACTCATCGACGAGACAAACCTCGATATCGAACGGATGCAGTCGGGACCGCTCGGCGGCGACATGCAGATCGGCGCGCGAATCGCCGAGGAGAGCTGCGACGGCGTCATCTTCCTGCGCGACCCGCTGACCGCTCAACCGCACGAACCCGACATCTCGGCGCTGCTGCGCATCTGCGACGTGCACGAGACGCCGCTGGCGACGAACCTCGCCAGCGCCGACGCCGTGCTGGACGAACTCGTCCGGGAGCGGGAGGATATGGAACTGTAG
- a CDS encoding beta-CASP ribonuclease aCPSF1 — protein sequence MSSVDKQLEELKAEIDSELPSDIVVSDVKYEGPELVVYTRNPKEFAQNGDLIRKLASKLRKRITVRPDPDVLTDPEKAREQVLDVIPDEANVTDLDFHADTGEVVIEAAKPGMVIGRHGSTLREITQQVGWTPEVVRTPPIESSTVSNVRNFLKQEREERRDILERVGRQIHREQLSREQWVRISTLGCCREVGRASFILSTADTRILIDCGDKPGAEGEVPYLQVPEALGSGANSIDAVVLTHAHLDHSALLPLLFKYGYDGPIYCTEPTRDLMGLLTLDYLDVAVKEGRTPPYESEMVREAIKHCIPLEYGDVTDIAPDVKLTFHNAGHILGSAVTHFHIGDGLYNVAFSGDIHYKDTRLFNGAVNDFPRVETLVMESTYGGRNDYQTDQEDSEQKLVDVINETADEGGKVLIPAFAVGRSQEIMLVLEQAMRSGKIPEMPVHLDGMIWEATAIHTTYPEYLRDELRDRIFHEDENPFLAPQFNHIDGGEEERQEVADDGPCIILSTSGMVTGGPIMSWLRHLGPDPDSNLVFVGYQAQGTLGRRIQNGWDEIPVNDRDNRNSGRSGTLTLKMGVETVDGFSGHADRNGLMNFVRTMNPRPEKVLCVHGDERSVQDLSSALYHEFNMRTFAPKNLETFRFK from the coding sequence ATGAGCTCAGTAGATAAGCAACTTGAGGAACTGAAAGCAGAGATCGACAGCGAACTTCCGAGCGACATCGTGGTCTCGGACGTGAAGTACGAGGGACCGGAACTCGTCGTCTACACGCGAAACCCCAAGGAGTTCGCGCAGAACGGCGACCTCATCCGGAAACTCGCCAGCAAACTCCGAAAACGAATCACGGTTCGGCCGGACCCCGACGTCCTCACCGACCCGGAGAAGGCACGCGAGCAGGTGCTCGACGTGATTCCCGACGAGGCGAACGTGACCGATCTCGACTTCCACGCCGACACCGGCGAAGTCGTCATCGAGGCGGCCAAACCCGGCATGGTCATCGGTCGTCACGGCTCGACGCTGCGCGAGATAACCCAACAGGTCGGGTGGACGCCCGAAGTCGTCCGAACGCCCCCCATCGAATCTTCTACCGTCTCCAACGTCCGAAACTTCCTGAAGCAGGAGCGCGAGGAGCGCCGCGACATCTTAGAGCGGGTCGGCCGCCAGATACACCGCGAGCAGCTCAGCCGCGAACAGTGGGTGCGCATCTCGACGCTCGGCTGTTGCCGCGAGGTCGGCCGCGCGTCGTTCATCCTCTCGACGGCCGACACGCGCATCCTCATCGACTGCGGCGACAAACCCGGTGCCGAGGGCGAGGTCCCGTACCTCCAGGTCCCCGAGGCGCTGGGGTCGGGCGCGAACTCCATCGACGCGGTCGTGCTCACGCACGCCCACCTCGACCACTCGGCGCTGCTTCCCCTCCTGTTCAAATACGGCTACGACGGCCCGATTTACTGCACCGAACCGACGCGCGACCTGATGGGACTGCTGACGCTCGACTACCTCGACGTGGCGGTCAAGGAGGGCCGGACGCCGCCGTACGAGTCCGAGATGGTTCGCGAAGCCATCAAGCACTGCATCCCGCTCGAATACGGCGACGTCACCGACATCGCCCCCGACGTGAAGCTCACCTTCCACAACGCGGGCCACATCCTCGGCTCGGCGGTGACGCACTTCCACATCGGCGACGGCCTCTACAACGTCGCGTTCTCCGGCGACATCCACTACAAGGACACCCGCCTGTTCAACGGCGCGGTCAACGACTTCCCGCGCGTGGAGACGCTGGTAATGGAGTCGACCTACGGCGGACGAAACGACTACCAGACCGACCAGGAGGACTCCGAGCAGAAACTCGTCGACGTCATCAACGAGACGGCCGACGAAGGCGGTAAGGTGCTCATCCCGGCGTTCGCCGTCGGTCGGTCCCAAGAGATCATGCTCGTCCTCGAACAGGCGATGCGCTCGGGGAAGATTCCGGAGATGCCCGTCCACCTCGACGGGATGATCTGGGAGGCGACGGCCATCCACACGACCTACCCCGAGTATCTCCGCGACGAACTCCGCGACCGCATCTTCCACGAGGACGAGAACCCGTTCCTCGCGCCGCAGTTCAACCATATCGACGGCGGCGAGGAGGAACGTCAGGAGGTCGCCGACGACGGCCCCTGTATCATCCTCTCGACCTCCGGCATGGTTACTGGCGGCCCCATCATGTCGTGGCTCCGCCACCTCGGCCCGGACCCGGACTCGAACCTCGTCTTCGTCGGCTACCAGGCGCAGGGAACGCTCGGCCGCCGCATCCAGAACGGCTGGGACGAGATACCCGTCAACGACCGCGACAACCGCAACTCCGGGCGGTCGGGCACGCTCACGCTGAAGATGGGCGTCGAGACGGTCGACGGCTTCTCCGGCCACGCCGACCGCAACGGCCTGATGAACTTCGTCCGCACGATGAACCCCCGACCCGAGAAGGTGCTCTGCGTCCACGGCGACGAGCGCTCGGTGCAGGACCTCTCGTCGGCGCTGTACCACGAGTTCAACATGCGGACGTTCGCGCCGAAAAACCTCGAAACGTTCCGGTTCAAGTAA
- a CDS encoding endonuclease III domain-containing protein has translation MKDEPAENISGGPDGGGVEAEFDPSEADTRAEAVVDELGELYWRKAYGGQDAFECLVRTILSQNTSDVASQPAHDSLMNRYSGGDLAKTLADAEQSELVETIQSAGLYNQKSEMMIDAAAEIVDEFGGEAAFDAYVREEDPQTVRDRLLEIRGVGPKTADCVLLFSGGRGGVFPVDTHVHRISRRMGLAPPDADHEEVREYLERDVPAEKCGFGHTAMIQFGREYCKAQKPACLDGPEACPLYDYCERVGIDEIEESVVDPAEAVADD, from the coding sequence ATGAAAGACGAACCTGCGGAGAACATCAGCGGCGGCCCCGACGGCGGCGGCGTCGAGGCCGAGTTCGACCCCAGCGAGGCCGACACCCGCGCCGAGGCCGTCGTCGACGAACTCGGCGAACTGTACTGGCGGAAAGCGTACGGCGGTCAGGACGCCTTCGAGTGTCTCGTCCGGACCATCCTGAGCCAGAACACCAGCGACGTGGCGAGTCAACCGGCGCACGATAGCCTGATGAACCGATATTCGGGTGGTGATCTCGCGAAGACGCTCGCCGACGCCGAACAGTCGGAACTCGTCGAGACCATCCAGTCGGCGGGGTTGTACAACCAGAAGTCGGAGATGATGATAGACGCCGCCGCCGAAATCGTCGACGAGTTCGGGGGCGAGGCCGCGTTCGACGCGTACGTCCGCGAGGAGGACCCCCAGACCGTGCGAGACCGACTGCTTGAGATTCGCGGCGTCGGCCCGAAGACCGCCGACTGCGTGCTCCTCTTCTCGGGCGGGCGCGGCGGCGTCTTCCCCGTCGACACGCACGTCCACCGAATCAGTCGGCGAATGGGACTCGCGCCGCCGGACGCCGACCACGAGGAAGTCCGCGAGTATCTCGAACGCGACGTTCCCGCCGAAAAATGCGGGTTCGGTCACACGGCGATGATTCAGTTCGGCCGCGAGTACTGCAAAGCGCAGAAACCGGCGTGCCTGGACGGTCCTGAGGCGTGTCCGCTGTACGACTACTGCGAGAGAGTCGGCATCGACGAAATCGAGGAGTCGGTAGTCGACCCGGCGGAGGCTGTCGCCGACGACTGA
- a CDS encoding coiled-coil protein: MAAEQFGIKALDESNNVELTDEKLESGSKGQLIKLAGQLRDRRNELNQMASERASKRDDLNAKTREKVDEAQEHREQRDSLNEQVQEHKKSRNELNAEANELFDKVEEMKSDLELDDGKDLEELEDEIKQLEFRQQTEVLSTEDERELIEKIENKREEYQNRKEKVEDSGELEELIEEAEEVRSEASKHHQKVTELADEAQEHHNQMIEAYREADDIRDRADEMHELFVEAQEAADRHHEDFVRVQKRLRELDKKEERERKDSRAEEREAAKQEAEEIYQAFQDGETLDTEDLMKLQRAGLL; this comes from the coding sequence ATGGCAGCGGAACAATTCGGAATCAAAGCATTGGACGAATCGAACAACGTAGAACTGACCGACGAGAAACTGGAGAGTGGCTCGAAAGGCCAACTCATCAAACTCGCAGGTCAGCTTCGCGACCGACGAAACGAACTCAACCAGATGGCCTCCGAGCGCGCCTCCAAGCGCGACGACCTCAACGCGAAGACGCGTGAGAAGGTCGACGAGGCCCAGGAACACCGCGAGCAGCGCGACTCGCTCAACGAGCAGGTGCAGGAGCACAAGAAGTCGCGCAACGAGCTGAACGCGGAGGCCAACGAGCTCTTCGACAAGGTCGAGGAGATGAAGAGCGACCTCGAACTCGACGACGGCAAGGACCTCGAGGAGCTCGAAGACGAGATCAAACAGCTCGAGTTCCGTCAGCAGACCGAGGTACTCTCCACCGAGGACGAGCGCGAACTCATCGAGAAAATCGAAAACAAGCGCGAGGAGTACCAGAACCGAAAGGAGAAGGTCGAGGACAGCGGCGAACTCGAGGAACTCATCGAGGAGGCCGAGGAGGTTCGCTCCGAGGCGTCGAAGCACCACCAGAAGGTGACCGAGCTCGCCGACGAGGCCCAGGAACACCACAACCAGATGATCGAGGCCTACCGCGAGGCCGACGACATCCGCGACCGCGCCGACGAGATGCACGAGCTGTTCGTCGAGGCGCAGGAAGCCGCCGACCGCCACCACGAGGACTTCGTCCGCGTCCAGAAGCGCCTGCGCGAACTCGACAAGAAGGAAGAGCGCGAGCGCAAGGACTCCCGCGCCGAGGAACGCGAGGCCGCCAAGCAGGAAGCCGAGGAGATCTACCAGGCGTTCCAAGACGGCGAGACCCTCGACACCGAGGACCTGATGAAGCTCCAGCGCGCCGGTCTTCTCTAA
- a CDS encoding aldo/keto reductase, protein MPMLGLGTWENTDADECRNAVQTALEMGYRHIDTAQAYGNESEVGEGLAAADVPREDIFLATKVWIDNLAYDDVIETAKESLDDLGVDYVDLLYVHWPAREYDPEETFAAFDDLCDEGLVERVGVSNFQPEHVDEAIEHADAPIFANQVELHPLLPQEELHEHCAERDVELVAYSPLARGEIANDDTIASIADKHDASPFQVSLAWIREKGVTAIPKATSEDHIRDNWESLAVDLDDEDIAEIDAIDRTDRRVDPSFAPW, encoded by the coding sequence ATGCCGATGCTCGGCCTCGGCACGTGGGAGAATACCGACGCCGACGAGTGCCGAAACGCCGTGCAGACGGCGCTGGAGATGGGTTACCGCCACATCGACACCGCACAAGCGTACGGCAACGAGTCCGAAGTCGGCGAGGGTCTCGCCGCCGCCGACGTTCCGCGAGAGGATATCTTCCTCGCGACGAAGGTGTGGATCGACAACCTCGCGTACGACGACGTCATCGAGACGGCGAAGGAGAGTCTCGACGATCTCGGCGTCGACTACGTCGACCTCCTCTACGTCCACTGGCCCGCCCGCGAGTACGACCCCGAGGAGACGTTCGCCGCGTTCGACGACCTCTGCGACGAGGGCCTCGTCGAACGCGTCGGCGTGAGCAACTTCCAACCGGAACACGTCGACGAGGCCATCGAACACGCCGACGCCCCCATCTTCGCGAATCAGGTCGAACTCCACCCGCTGCTCCCGCAGGAGGAGCTCCACGAACACTGCGCCGAGCGCGACGTCGAACTCGTCGCGTACTCGCCGTTGGCCCGCGGCGAAATCGCGAACGACGATACCATCGCGTCCATCGCCGACAAACACGACGCGAGTCCGTTCCAGGTGAGTCTCGCCTGGATTCGCGAGAAGGGCGTCACCGCCATCCCGAAGGCGACGAGCGAAGACCACATCCGCGACAACTGGGAGTCGCTGGCCGTCGACCTCGACGACGAGGATATCGCCGAAATCGACGCCATCGACCGAACCGACCGCCGCGTCGACCCGAGTTTCGCACCCTGGTGA
- the proS gene encoding proline--tRNA ligase, with amino-acid sequence MTDNQDLGITESKEYNTGDWYAEVVQKAGLANYGPEGMSGFIVTRPRGYALWEAVQGYLDEKFKATGVQNAYFPLFIPESYLEREKDIVEGFDPEVAWVTHGGHEELEERLAVRPTSESIITPYMSQWVRSHRDLPLRVNQWCSVVRWEATDTKPFFRTKEFLWQEGHTAHATEADAWEETMLRLDQYESAYEELFAIPVLRGRKPDHDKFPGADTTTTVEALMPDGKSVQGATSHYLGTSFAEAFDITYSDEGEEDRTAHTTSWGFSWRSIGALIMTHSDDQGLVLPPTVAPTQVVVVPIWQEENQEEVLDYAGSVADDLEAAGIRVELDDRDERNPGFKFNEHELNGVPVRLEIGPNEVEDEEITVVHRPDGGSTVETRENIAETVEDHFDEVYAKLYAAAEENVEENVRDAFARNEILGTIGQHGGYVRAPWCGEESCETEIKDQISAEIVMVPFPDDEEKQLDLDDHGECAVCGESSEETAYFAKSY; translated from the coding sequence ATGACCGACAACCAGGACCTCGGTATCACCGAGTCCAAGGAGTACAACACCGGCGACTGGTACGCCGAAGTCGTCCAGAAGGCCGGACTGGCCAACTACGGTCCCGAGGGGATGAGCGGCTTCATCGTCACCCGACCTCGTGGATACGCCCTCTGGGAGGCCGTTCAGGGCTATCTGGACGAGAAGTTCAAAGCGACCGGAGTGCAGAACGCCTACTTCCCGCTTTTCATCCCCGAGAGCTACCTCGAACGCGAGAAAGACATCGTCGAGGGATTCGACCCCGAAGTCGCGTGGGTCACCCACGGCGGCCACGAGGAACTGGAGGAACGCCTCGCCGTCCGCCCCACGAGCGAGAGCATCATCACTCCCTACATGAGTCAGTGGGTACGCAGCCACCGTGACCTCCCGCTACGCGTCAACCAGTGGTGCTCCGTCGTCCGCTGGGAAGCCACGGACACCAAACCGTTCTTCCGCACGAAGGAGTTCCTCTGGCAGGAGGGCCACACCGCCCACGCCACCGAAGCGGACGCGTGGGAGGAGACGATGCTCCGACTCGACCAGTACGAGTCGGCCTACGAGGAACTCTTCGCCATCCCCGTGCTCCGCGGGCGGAAACCCGACCACGACAAGTTCCCCGGCGCGGACACGACCACGACCGTCGAGGCGCTGATGCCCGACGGCAAGTCGGTGCAGGGCGCGACGAGCCACTACCTCGGCACCAGCTTCGCCGAGGCGTTCGATATCACCTACTCCGACGAGGGCGAGGAGGACCGAACGGCTCACACCACCTCGTGGGGCTTCTCGTGGCGCTCCATCGGCGCGCTCATCATGACTCACTCCGACGACCAAGGGCTCGTGCTACCCCCCACCGTCGCGCCCACGCAGGTCGTCGTCGTCCCCATCTGGCAGGAGGAGAACCAGGAAGAAGTGCTCGACTACGCCGGGAGCGTCGCAGACGACCTCGAAGCGGCTGGAATCCGCGTCGAACTCGACGACCGCGACGAGCGCAATCCCGGCTTCAAGTTCAACGAACACGAACTCAACGGCGTCCCCGTCCGCCTCGAAATCGGCCCCAACGAGGTCGAAGACGAGGAGATCACGGTCGTCCACCGCCCCGACGGCGGGTCGACGGTCGAGACCCGCGAGAACATCGCCGAGACGGTCGAGGACCACTTCGACGAGGTGTACGCGAAACTGTACGCCGCCGCCGAGGAGAACGTCGAGGAGAACGTCCGCGACGCGTTCGCCCGCAACGAGATTCTCGGCACCATCGGCCAGCACGGCGGCTACGTCCGCGCGCCCTGGTGCGGCGAGGAGAGCTGTGAGACCGAGATCAAAGACCAGATTTCGGCCGAAATCGTGATGGTCCCGTTCCCCGACGACGAGGAGAAGCAGTTGGATCTCGACGACCACGGCGAGTGCGCGGTCTGCGGCGAGTCGTCCGAGGAGACCGCGTACTTCGCGAAGTCGTACTGA
- the sppA gene encoding signal peptide peptidase SppA, with product MNTRKATVERLLIVALGAVAAAAVGWWLFYDVPDSLGELLGVVLVVVTVAVGVRVASRVAASRVSAHNVAEVAVEGPISRGGGRGPLPTGNVGTPADDIVDQIERADDGDAEALLLKLNTPGGEVVPSDDIRNAAIDFDGPTVAYATDTCASGGYWIASGCDELWAREASIVGSIGVIGSSVNVHELAEQLGVSYERFAAGKYKDAGVALKELSEDDRAYLQGIVDRLYDHFVERVAEGRGMDVETIRETEARVYVGTDAHGLGLVDELGTRDDVEDRLSELLDTDAVVQEFEPPRGLAVRLRRGAERVAYALGAGLSSHLDADGVEFRF from the coding sequence GTGAACACTCGGAAAGCAACGGTCGAACGACTGCTCATCGTCGCCCTCGGTGCTGTCGCCGCGGCGGCCGTCGGCTGGTGGCTGTTCTACGACGTTCCCGACTCGCTCGGAGAGCTCCTCGGCGTCGTCCTCGTGGTCGTCACCGTCGCCGTCGGCGTGCGGGTTGCGTCGAGAGTCGCCGCCTCCCGAGTCTCGGCGCACAACGTCGCCGAAGTCGCCGTCGAAGGACCGATTTCGCGAGGCGGCGGCCGCGGCCCGCTCCCGACCGGAAACGTCGGAACCCCCGCCGACGACATCGTCGACCAGATAGAGCGCGCCGACGACGGAGACGCGGAGGCGCTTCTGCTCAAGTTGAACACGCCGGGCGGCGAAGTCGTCCCGAGCGACGACATCCGAAACGCCGCCATCGACTTCGACGGGCCGACCGTCGCCTACGCCACCGACACCTGCGCCAGCGGCGGGTACTGGATTGCCAGCGGCTGCGACGAACTGTGGGCGCGCGAGGCGAGCATCGTCGGCAGCATCGGGGTCATCGGCTCGTCGGTGAACGTCCACGAACTCGCCGAGCAGTTGGGCGTCTCCTACGAGCGTTTCGCGGCGGGGAAGTACAAGGACGCGGGCGTGGCGTTGAAGGAACTCTCCGAGGACGACAGAGCGTACCTGCAGGGCATCGTCGACCGCCTCTACGACCATTTCGTCGAGCGCGTCGCCGAGGGTCGCGGGATGGACGTCGAGACGATTCGGGAGACGGAGGCGCGGGTGTACGTCGGTACCGACGCCCACGGACTCGGGCTCGTCGACGAACTCGGCACTCGCGACGACGTGGAGGACCGACTCTCGGAACTGCTCGACACCGACGCGGTAGTCCAGGAGTTCGAGCCGCCGCGGGGACTCGCCGTCCGACTCCGTCGGGGAGCCGAACGGGTCGCGTACGCGCTCGGAGCGGGGCTATCGAGTCACTTAGACGCCGACGGCGTCGAGTTCCGGTTCTGA
- a CDS encoding DUF371 domain-containing protein, producing MREEVVHARGHEHVSARHASTFEVTTDDWLTPAGDCILAVEADRTPAEFDPTFVEACQSEDARIIATFEVDGVTERVEGHGHPKLTFEGDRSMVGRTSDHTDDRTIMLGAEFAAEGFDRDLVSALADGAELTLTLRVDAADA from the coding sequence ATGAGAGAAGAGGTCGTTCACGCACGCGGGCACGAGCACGTCTCCGCCCGCCACGCGAGCACGTTCGAGGTGACGACAGACGACTGGCTCACCCCGGCCGGAGATTGTATCCTCGCCGTCGAGGCCGACCGGACGCCCGCCGAGTTCGACCCGACGTTCGTCGAAGCGTGTCAGAGCGAGGACGCGCGCATTATCGCGACATTCGAGGTCGACGGCGTCACCGAGCGCGTCGAGGGCCACGGCCACCCGAAACTCACGTTCGAGGGCGACCGGAGCATGGTCGGCCGGACCAGCGACCACACCGACGACCGAACGATCATGCTCGGGGCCGAGTTCGCCGCCGAGGGGTTCGACCGTGACCTCGTCTCGGCGCTCGCCGACGGCGCGGAACTGACGCTGACGCTTCGCGTCGACGCCGCCGACGCCTGA